TCCGCAGCATGCGGGAGACCAGCGCCACGGTGACCGGCCCGGCCGGTTCCGGCAGGGCCGCGAAATGAGTGAGATCGATGCCCGAACCGCGGATCAGGACGGTGCGGTTAGCCTCGGTGAGGCGCAGCTTCAGCGCCAGCGCGCGGTCATCCTCATTCTGCAGCAGCGTCCAGGCATTGCGGCGGTTGGTGAGCGGCGGCAGCAGGGCGCGAACGCCAGCGCGGATCAGCGTTGCCTTTGCCGTCGCCGTGCCGCCCAGATAGCCGAAGCCGGTGACCGCGTTCACGCTGGCGCGCACACCGGCCAGCCGGGCGGCCAGCGCGCCGGGGGCGATGGATTTCAGCGCCACATGATGCACGATGTCGGGCCGTTCCCGCCGGTACAGCTTCGTCAGCACCCGGACCGTCGCCAGCTGGTGGGCGATGCCGCCCTCGCGGCTCCAGGGCAGCGGGATCAGGCGGAAGCCCTCCTGCTCGATGCGCTTGCCATGGGCGTTCACGCGGGTCGCCACCAGCACCTCGAAGCCGGCATCGCGCGCGGCGCGCGCCTGCGGCAGGCGGTGCGACCAGAAATACCAGTCCTCGGTAACCAGAAACAAAAGTCGGCGGGTCAAGGGAACCGTCCTTCCATATCCATCGCCGTGCTTACGCGCTGCGCCGTCCCTTTGTAAAGCATGCCGGCGTCTTGACGGGCCGCGGCGGCACTGGTCTAGTCCCCGGAACCTCCCCGTCCGCCGGAGCCGGATGCGCCCGTGACGACGCCCAGCCGCTTTTCGCCCGATGCCTGCCTGACCTGGAACCTGCGCCTGCTCGGGCTGTGGATACTGGCGATGGGCGCGCTTCTGCCCTGGGCGCCGCGCGCCCTGCAGATTGGCCTGTTCGCGGTGGCGCTGCTGACAATCGTCCTGCACTGGGCCGGCCAAGGGCGGTTTCCCTGGCCGCGCTATCGGCTGGCGCTGCCGATGGCGCTGTTCTTCGCCTATGCCTGCCTGACCGCGGTATGGAGCGTGAACCGCGCGGATGCCCCCGCCCAGGCGGGCCAGTTCCTGCTGGTCTATGGCGTTGCGCTGCCTTTCTTCGCGGCACTTCTGGCGATGCCGGGGGCGGCAGTGCGCCCGGCGGCGAAGGCGGTGCTGGCTGGCCTTGCGCTGGGTGTCGGGCTGTTTCTTGTCGAGCTGTTGCTCGACCAGCCGATCTACCGGCTGACACGCGGCATGGATTTCACGGAGATGATCGGCGCGAATGCAATCAACCGCCC
This window of the Oceanibaculum nanhaiense genome carries:
- a CDS encoding glycosyltransferase family 4 protein gives rise to the protein MTRRLLFLVTEDWYFWSHRLPQARAARDAGFEVLVATRVNAHGKRIEQEGFRLIPLPWSREGGIAHQLATVRVLTKLYRRERPDIVHHVALKSIAPGALAARLAGVRASVNAVTGFGYLGGTATAKATLIRAGVRALLPPLTNRRNAWTLLQNEDDRALALKLRLTEANRTVLIRGSGIDLTHFAALPEPAGPVTVALVSRMLRIKGIDTAVEAVRRLQRGGQDIRLLLAGAPDPANPASFDEASLRRWADEPGIEWLGPVADVRTVWRRAHIGLLASRGGEGVPKSLLEAAACARPLVATDVPGCRDVVGPDGEAGLLVPANDPAAMANALLELAGDTARRQRLGAAARQRAETLFGDEAIGRETVDLYERILRETA